Proteins from a genomic interval of Caldicellulosiruptor diazotrophicus:
- the ppdK gene encoding pyruvate, phosphate dikinase, whose protein sequence is MSKKKYVYMFYEGNKDMRELLGGKGANLAEMTNLGLPVPPGFTVTTEACTRYYEEGEKIADEIVEEIFEKLAELEKITGKKFGDPSNPLLVSVRSGARVSMPGMMDTILNLGINDEVVEGLAKLTNNERFAYDSYRRFIQMFSDVVMGIEKNKFEKILDEVKEKYGAKYDTDLTAEHLKEVVVKYKDLYKAEKGEDFPQDPKVQLLEAVKAVFRSWNNPRAIVYRRLNEIPHDWGTAVNVQMMAYGNMGNDSGTGVAFTRNPATGEKELYGEFLMNAQGEDVVAGIRTPQPISALKETMPEVYQQLADIAKKLETYYKDMQDMEFTIERGKLYMLQTRNGKRTAQAALKIAVDMVEEGLITKEEAMLKVDPKQLDTLLHPTFEPDALKAAKPIAKGLPASPGAATGKIYFTAEEAKAAVERGEKKVILVRTETSPEDIEGMVAAQGILTSRGGMTSHAAVVARGMGKCCVAGCGDITINEEEKYFTTPDGKVYREGDWISLDGSTGYVYAGELPTKEPELTGYFATFMQWADEIRKLKVRANADTPRDAAQARKFGAEGIGLCRTEHMFFEEDRIPAMREMIVARTEDQRRKALEKLLPMQRGDFEALFREMKGYPVTIRLLDPPLHEFLPKEDDAIRELAAQMGITFEELKAIVQGLHELNPMLGHRGCRLAVTYPEIAEMQTRAIIEAAINVKNEGIDVVPEIMVPLVGELKELKYIKDIIVKTAEKVMEEKGVKIEYKVGTMIEVPRAALTADEIAKEAEFFSFGTNDLTQMTFGFSRDDIGKFLNDYFEKKIFETDPFARLDEKGVGKLIKMAAELGRATRPDIKLGICGEHGGDPSSIEFCHNVGLDYVSCSPFRVPIARLAAAQAQVKSKMKAFIDK, encoded by the coding sequence TTGAGTAAAAAGAAATACGTCTACATGTTCTATGAAGGAAACAAAGACATGCGAGAACTTCTTGGTGGAAAAGGAGCAAATCTTGCTGAGATGACAAATCTTGGACTCCCTGTTCCTCCTGGATTTACTGTCACAACAGAAGCTTGTACAAGATACTATGAAGAAGGCGAAAAGATAGCAGATGAGATTGTAGAAGAAATCTTTGAAAAACTTGCTGAACTAGAGAAGATCACAGGCAAGAAATTCGGTGATCCAAGCAATCCTCTTCTTGTCTCTGTTCGAAGCGGTGCAAGAGTTTCAATGCCAGGTATGATGGATACAATCCTCAACCTTGGTATCAATGATGAAGTTGTTGAAGGGTTGGCGAAGCTTACAAACAATGAGAGGTTCGCATACGACTCATACAGAAGATTCATCCAGATGTTCTCTGACGTTGTTATGGGCATTGAAAAGAACAAGTTTGAAAAGATACTTGATGAAGTCAAAGAAAAGTATGGTGCAAAATACGACACAGACTTGACAGCTGAGCATTTAAAAGAGGTTGTTGTAAAGTACAAAGATCTTTATAAAGCTGAAAAAGGTGAAGATTTCCCACAAGATCCCAAAGTTCAACTCTTAGAAGCGGTAAAAGCAGTTTTCAGGTCCTGGAACAACCCAAGAGCTATTGTATACAGAAGACTTAACGAGATCCCACACGATTGGGGAACAGCAGTAAACGTTCAGATGATGGCATATGGCAACATGGGCAACGACTCTGGTACAGGCGTTGCATTTACAAGAAATCCTGCAACAGGTGAAAAAGAGCTTTATGGTGAGTTCTTGATGAACGCACAGGGTGAAGACGTTGTCGCAGGTATCAGAACACCACAGCCAATCTCTGCTTTGAAAGAGACAATGCCAGAGGTTTACCAGCAGCTTGCTGACATTGCAAAGAAGCTTGAAACATATTACAAAGACATGCAGGATATGGAGTTTACTATCGAAAGAGGCAAACTCTATATGCTTCAGACAAGAAATGGTAAGAGAACTGCACAGGCAGCGCTTAAGATTGCAGTTGATATGGTGGAAGAAGGTCTTATCACAAAAGAAGAAGCAATGTTAAAAGTTGACCCCAAACAGCTTGATACACTACTTCACCCGACATTTGAGCCAGATGCACTCAAAGCTGCAAAACCAATTGCAAAGGGTCTTCCTGCATCACCTGGTGCTGCAACAGGTAAGATTTATTTCACAGCTGAAGAAGCAAAAGCTGCTGTTGAAAGAGGAGAGAAGAAGGTTATTCTTGTTAGAACAGAAACATCTCCAGAGGACATTGAAGGTATGGTTGCAGCTCAGGGTATTTTGACATCAAGAGGTGGTATGACATCACATGCTGCAGTTGTTGCAAGAGGTATGGGTAAATGCTGTGTTGCAGGATGTGGCGACATTACTATAAACGAAGAAGAGAAATATTTCACTACACCTGATGGAAAAGTTTATCGTGAAGGGGATTGGATTTCACTTGACGGTTCAACAGGATACGTATATGCTGGAGAACTTCCAACAAAAGAACCAGAGCTCACAGGTTATTTTGCAACATTTATGCAATGGGCTGACGAGATAAGAAAACTTAAAGTTAGAGCAAACGCAGATACACCAAGAGATGCTGCACAGGCAAGGAAGTTTGGTGCAGAGGGTATTGGTCTTTGCAGAACAGAGCATATGTTCTTTGAAGAAGATAGAATTCCTGCAATGAGAGAGATGATTGTTGCAAGAACAGAAGATCAAAGAAGAAAAGCTCTTGAGAAGCTTCTACCAATGCAAAGAGGAGACTTTGAAGCACTGTTCAGAGAAATGAAAGGTTACCCTGTTACAATAAGACTTTTAGACCCACCACTTCATGAATTCTTGCCGAAGGAAGATGATGCTATAAGAGAACTTGCAGCACAGATGGGCATCACCTTTGAAGAACTCAAGGCAATTGTACAGGGCTTACACGAGCTCAACCCAATGCTTGGACACAGAGGTTGCCGTTTGGCTGTAACATATCCAGAGATTGCTGAGATGCAGACAAGGGCTATTATCGAGGCAGCAATCAATGTAAAGAATGAAGGTATTGATGTTGTTCCTGAGATAATGGTTCCTCTTGTTGGTGAACTCAAAGAGCTAAAATACATTAAAGATATTATCGTAAAGACAGCTGAAAAAGTTATGGAAGAAAAAGGTGTTAAGATTGAATACAAAGTTGGGACAATGATTGAGGTACCACGTGCAGCACTTACTGCTGATGAGATTGCAAAAGAAGCTGAGTTCTTCTCATTTGGTACAAATGACTTGACACAAATGACATTTGGTTTTTCCAGAGACGACATTGGTAAGTTCTTAAATGACTACTTTGAAAAGAAGATATTCGAAACAGACCCGTTTGCAAGACTTGATGAAAAAGGTGTTGGCAAACTCATAAAGATGGCTGCAGAACTTGGAAGAGCAACAAGACCAGACATCAAACTTGGTATCTGCGGTGAGCATGGTGGCGATCCATCCAGCATAGAGTTCTGCCACAACGTAGGGCTTGACTATGTATCATGTTCACCATTCAGAGTACCAATTGCAAGACTTGCTGCAGCACAGGCTCAAGTAAAATCAAAGATGAAGGCATTTATTGATAAATAA
- a CDS encoding sugar-binding transcriptional regulator — MESYFESINKIAPEIVEIIERRYEILKNISYYQPIGRRVLAERLSLTERFVRNEIDILRNLGFINVTENGMFLTNEGKEILEKLSNIVYDIKGLEEVRAKVKEILRAKDVYIVPGDADLNHYVLKEIGILASKVVMSLLENVKIIAVTGGQTVKEVVDNFPACSFRDILVVPARGGIGQEVEKQANTLAANLAKKINGSYKLLHLPDTMDEEVYNLLIKKEEVQEVLNDINSADMLIFGIGNAIEMAKRRKLSEDLIEKLEKFGAIGEIFGYYFNKSGKIVYSTTTIGIKLEKIKNIKYMIGVAGGSHKAEAILSLGEIKNTTIFVIDEGIAKRIISLEK, encoded by the coding sequence ATGGAAAGTTATTTTGAATCTATAAATAAAATTGCTCCTGAAATTGTTGAAATTATTGAAAGAAGATATGAGATTCTCAAAAATATTAGCTATTATCAACCAATTGGCCGAAGAGTTCTTGCAGAAAGACTTAGTCTCACTGAAAGATTTGTTAGAAATGAAATAGACATATTAAGAAATTTAGGATTCATAAATGTAACTGAAAATGGCATGTTTTTAACAAATGAAGGTAAAGAGATTCTTGAAAAACTTTCTAACATAGTATATGATATAAAGGGATTAGAAGAAGTAAGAGCAAAGGTAAAAGAAATTTTAAGAGCAAAAGATGTTTACATTGTCCCAGGAGATGCTGATTTGAACCATTACGTACTAAAAGAGATTGGAATTTTGGCGAGCAAGGTTGTCATGTCGTTGTTAGAAAATGTAAAGATAATTGCAGTGACAGGTGGACAAACAGTAAAAGAGGTTGTTGACAATTTCCCAGCGTGTTCTTTTAGAGACATATTGGTTGTTCCAGCTAGAGGCGGGATAGGGCAGGAAGTAGAAAAGCAGGCAAATACACTTGCGGCAAACTTAGCAAAAAAGATAAACGGTAGTTATAAGCTTCTTCATTTACCTGATACAATGGATGAAGAGGTTTATAATCTTTTGATTAAAAAAGAAGAGGTTCAAGAAGTTCTGAATGATATTAACAGTGCAGATATGCTTATATTTGGGATAGGAAATGCAATTGAAATGGCTAAACGAAGGAAGTTGAGTGAGGATTTAATAGAAAAACTTGAAAAGTTTGGAGCAATCGGCGAAATATTTGGGTATTATTTTAATAAATCTGGCAAGATTGTGTATTCAACCACTACAATAGGTATAAAACTTGAAAAAATAAAAAACATTAAATATATGATAGGAGTTGCAGGTGGGTCACACAAAGCAGAAGCGATTTTATCGCTTGGGGAGATAAAAAACACTACTATATTTGTTATTGACGAAGGTATTGCTAAAAGAATTATAAGTTTAGAAAAGTAA
- the gap gene encoding type I glyceraldehyde-3-phosphate dehydrogenase: MAVKIGINGFGRIGRNAFKAILAKYPNEFEVVAVNDLTDPKTLAHLLKYDSCYGIFNGTVDYTDTSIIVNGKEIKVLAEKDPANLPWKDLGVEVVIESTGRFTKKQDAEKHIQAGAKKVIITAPATDEDITIVMGVNEEMYDPAKHHVISNASCTTNCLAPVTKVIDKHFKVKRGLMTTVHSYTNDQQILDLPHKDLRRARAAALSIIPTTTGAAKAVALVLPHLKGKLNGFALRVPTPTVSVTDVVFEVEKPTTKEEVNSVLKAAAEGELKGILGYSEEPLVSVDYKGDPRSSIVDALSTMVIEDTLVKVVAWYDNEWGYSNRVADLLNYIVNKGL; encoded by the coding sequence ATGGCTGTTAAGATTGGTATTAATGGTTTTGGAAGAATTGGTAGAAATGCTTTTAAAGCAATTTTAGCGAAATATCCAAATGAGTTTGAAGTTGTTGCGGTAAACGACCTGACAGATCCAAAGACGTTAGCACATCTTTTAAAGTATGATTCTTGTTATGGTATTTTTAATGGTACAGTTGATTATACAGACACATCAATAATTGTCAATGGCAAAGAGATAAAGGTATTAGCTGAAAAAGACCCAGCAAACTTACCATGGAAAGATTTAGGAGTTGAGGTTGTAATTGAGTCAACAGGTAGATTTACAAAGAAGCAGGATGCTGAAAAGCATATTCAAGCAGGTGCAAAGAAGGTAATTATCACAGCTCCAGCGACAGATGAAGATATTACAATTGTTATGGGTGTAAATGAGGAGATGTATGATCCTGCTAAGCACCATGTAATTTCGAATGCATCCTGTACAACAAATTGTTTAGCACCAGTTACAAAGGTTATTGACAAGCATTTCAAGGTAAAAAGAGGTCTTATGACAACAGTTCACTCATATACAAATGACCAACAGATTTTGGACCTTCCTCACAAGGATCTAAGAAGAGCAAGAGCTGCAGCGCTTTCTATTATTCCAACAACAACCGGTGCGGCAAAGGCGGTAGCACTTGTTCTTCCACACCTCAAAGGAAAACTTAACGGTTTTGCACTCAGAGTTCCAACACCAACTGTTTCTGTTACAGACGTTGTGTTTGAGGTTGAAAAGCCAACAACAAAGGAAGAAGTAAACAGCGTTTTGAAAGCTGCTGCAGAAGGCGAATTAAAGGGTATTTTAGGATACAGTGAAGAGCCACTTGTTTCTGTTGACTACAAAGGCGATCCAAGGTCTTCAATAGTTGATGCACTTTCAACAATGGTTATCGAGGATACACTTGTAAAGGTTGTTGCATGGTATGATAATGAATGGGGCTACTCAAACAGAGTTGCTGATCTTTTGAACTATATTGTAAACAAAGGACTATAA
- the tpiA gene encoding triose-phosphate isomerase, whose translation MPRFNKKTIRDIDVSNKRVLVRVDFNVPQDENGNITDDRRIKEALPTIKYLIDHNAKVILVSHLGRPKGKFDPKYSMAPVAKRLSELLGKEVVLAKDVIGDDAKKCVEQMKEGDVVLLENVRFHKEEEENDREFAKALASLADIYVNDAFGTAHRAHASTAGVAEFLPAVAGFLMEKEIEMLGNALVNPQRPFVAILGGAKVSDKIGVITNLLEKVDSLLIGGAMAYTFLKAKGYKIGKSKCEDDKLDVAREIMKKAEEKGVNLLLPVGSIVAKEFKNDTEFMYVPSDAMPDDMMGMDIGNTTIELFSKEIKKAKTIVWNGPMGVFEFPNFAKGTEAIARAVAEAVEENGAIAIIGGGDSAAAVEKLGFADKMTHISTGGGASLEFLEGKVLPGIACLLDKNPRKKIIAANWKMNKTPIEAKEFVEELKKYIDDVQAEVVICAPSILVPYVKEAIEGTNIKLGTQNMFYEEKGAYTGEISGPMLKEVGVEYVVIGHSERRQYFGETDEIVNKKVLAALKFGIKPIVCVGETLKQREYGITDELVRLQVKIALNGVSKEDVEKVVIAYEPIWAIGTGKNATPEEANRVIGVIRSVIAEIYDEDTAQKVRIQYGGSVNSANSADIFNMPEIDGGLVGGASLNAQEFAKILHY comes from the coding sequence ATGCCAAGGTTTAATAAAAAAACAATAAGAGATATAGATGTTTCTAATAAAAGAGTTTTAGTAAGAGTCGACTTTAACGTTCCGCAGGATGAAAATGGTAATATTACAGATGATAGAAGAATAAAAGAGGCTCTTCCAACAATAAAGTATCTTATTGACCATAATGCAAAGGTAATACTAGTATCTCATCTGGGAAGACCAAAAGGCAAATTTGACCCGAAATACTCGATGGCTCCTGTTGCAAAAAGACTTTCTGAGCTTCTCGGCAAAGAAGTTGTTCTTGCAAAAGACGTTATAGGCGATGATGCGAAAAAATGTGTTGAGCAAATGAAAGAAGGAGATGTAGTTCTTCTTGAAAATGTCAGATTCCACAAAGAAGAAGAAGAAAATGATAGAGAATTTGCAAAGGCCTTAGCATCGCTTGCAGACATTTATGTCAATGACGCATTTGGTACAGCTCATAGAGCACATGCATCAACAGCAGGTGTCGCAGAGTTCTTACCAGCAGTTGCTGGATTTTTGATGGAAAAAGAGATAGAAATGCTTGGCAATGCTCTTGTAAATCCGCAAAGACCCTTTGTTGCAATCTTGGGTGGCGCAAAAGTATCTGACAAAATTGGGGTTATTACAAATCTTCTTGAAAAGGTTGATAGCCTCTTAATTGGCGGTGCAATGGCTTATACCTTCTTGAAGGCAAAAGGATATAAAATCGGGAAGTCAAAATGCGAAGATGATAAGCTTGATGTTGCAAGAGAGATAATGAAAAAGGCAGAGGAAAAAGGAGTAAACCTTCTGCTGCCTGTTGGAAGCATAGTAGCAAAAGAGTTTAAAAATGATACAGAGTTTATGTACGTACCATCAGATGCAATGCCAGACGATATGATGGGTATGGACATAGGGAATACCACAATTGAGCTTTTCTCAAAAGAGATAAAGAAGGCAAAGACCATTGTTTGGAACGGACCAATGGGTGTATTTGAATTTCCAAACTTTGCAAAGGGAACAGAAGCTATCGCAAGAGCTGTTGCTGAAGCAGTTGAAGAAAATGGCGCAATTGCAATTATCGGTGGTGGAGACTCTGCGGCTGCTGTTGAAAAACTGGGGTTTGCTGATAAGATGACACATATTTCAACAGGTGGCGGTGCTTCATTAGAGTTCTTGGAAGGCAAAGTTTTACCAGGTATTGCATGTCTTCTTGATAAAAATCCAAGAAAAAAGATAATCGCAGCAAACTGGAAGATGAACAAGACTCCTATTGAGGCGAAAGAGTTTGTTGAAGAGCTGAAAAAATATATTGATGATGTTCAGGCAGAAGTAGTTATCTGTGCTCCATCAATTCTTGTTCCTTATGTCAAAGAAGCAATAGAAGGAACAAATATAAAACTTGGAACACAAAACATGTTCTATGAAGAAAAAGGTGCATATACAGGTGAGATCTCAGGTCCCATGTTAAAGGAAGTTGGAGTTGAATATGTGGTAATTGGTCACTCTGAAAGAAGGCAGTACTTTGGCGAAACTGATGAGATTGTGAACAAGAAAGTGTTAGCAGCGCTCAAGTTCGGTATCAAGCCTATTGTATGTGTTGGTGAGACACTTAAGCAAAGAGAATATGGTATTACAGATGAGCTTGTAAGGCTTCAGGTCAAGATAGCACTAAATGGTGTCTCAAAAGAAGATGTTGAAAAGGTTGTCATTGCATATGAGCCTATCTGGGCAATAGGCACAGGTAAGAATGCAACACCTGAAGAGGCTAATAGAGTAATTGGGGTTATCAGAAGTGTAATTGCAGAGATTTACGATGAAGATACTGCCCAGAAAGTGAGAATTCAGTATGGTGGTAGTGTAAACTCTGCAAATTCAGCTGACATTTTCAATATGCCAGAGATTGATGGAGGCTTAGTTGGCGGTGCAAGCCTTAATGCTCAGGAATTTGCAAAGATATTACACTACTAA
- the gpmI gene encoding 2,3-bisphosphoglycerate-independent phosphoglycerate mutase codes for MMKKPVVLIIMDGWGYNPKQEGNAVALGKTPNLDHYEKNYPYTLIGSSGMDVGLPEGQMGNSEVGHLNLGAGRIVYQEFTRITKSIKDGDFFEKEEFLMAIENCKKNNSSLHLMGLLSDGGVHSHNTHLYALLELAKRHNLEKVYVHCFLDGRDVPPSSAKIYIEELEQKMKEIGCGKIATVMGRYYAMDRDKRWERVEKAYNAMVFGEGEYANSGLEAVEKSYEKGNTDEFVIPTVVLENGKPVATINEHDSIIFFNFRPDRARQITRAFCDVEFDGFERKKGYFEVFFVCMTQYDVTIKNCYVAFKPENLTNTLGEYLSKLGLKQLRIAETEKYAHVTFFFNGGVEVPNVGEDRVLVPSPKVATYDLKPEMSAYEVTEALLERIEKDEYDVIICNYANGDMVGHTGILEAAIKAVEAVDSCIGKVVDKVLQKGGVAIITADHGNCEQMIDYETGEPHTAHTTNKVPLYLVGYGNVKLRDDGILADIAPTILDILGLEKPSEMKGSSLIIK; via the coding sequence ATGATGAAAAAACCTGTTGTTCTTATCATCATGGATGGTTGGGGTTATAATCCAAAGCAAGAGGGAAACGCCGTTGCTTTGGGTAAGACCCCCAACCTTGACCATTACGAAAAGAATTACCCATATACTTTGATTGGCAGCAGTGGCATGGACGTTGGTCTTCCTGAAGGTCAGATGGGAAATTCTGAAGTAGGTCATCTAAATTTAGGTGCTGGGAGAATTGTGTATCAAGAATTCACAAGGATAACAAAGTCAATTAAAGATGGTGACTTTTTTGAAAAAGAAGAGTTTTTAATGGCAATAGAGAATTGCAAAAAAAACAATTCATCCCTGCATTTAATGGGGCTTTTATCAGATGGCGGTGTCCACAGTCACAACACTCACCTTTATGCACTTTTAGAGCTTGCAAAGAGGCATAATCTTGAAAAAGTATATGTTCATTGTTTTTTAGATGGGCGTGATGTCCCACCTTCAAGCGCAAAAATTTATATTGAAGAGCTTGAACAGAAGATGAAAGAAATAGGTTGTGGCAAGATTGCAACAGTGATGGGCAGATACTATGCAATGGACAGAGACAAAAGGTGGGAAAGAGTAGAAAAGGCTTATAATGCAATGGTTTTTGGTGAAGGTGAATATGCAAACTCAGGATTAGAGGCGGTTGAAAAGTCGTATGAAAAAGGTAATACTGATGAATTTGTAATTCCGACTGTTGTACTTGAAAACGGGAAGCCTGTCGCAACAATAAATGAACATGACAGTATTATTTTCTTTAACTTTAGACCCGATAGAGCAAGACAAATCACAAGAGCATTTTGTGATGTTGAGTTTGACGGGTTTGAAAGGAAAAAGGGATATTTTGAAGTGTTCTTTGTATGCATGACCCAGTATGATGTGACAATAAAGAACTGTTATGTTGCTTTCAAACCAGAGAACTTAACAAACACTTTGGGAGAATACCTCAGCAAGTTAGGGTTAAAACAACTTCGAATTGCTGAGACAGAAAAGTACGCTCATGTCACCTTCTTCTTCAACGGCGGTGTGGAAGTACCAAATGTCGGAGAAGACAGGGTTTTGGTACCATCACCAAAGGTGGCAACATATGATCTTAAACCTGAGATGAGTGCTTATGAGGTAACCGAAGCTTTGCTTGAGAGGATAGAAAAAGATGAATATGATGTAATAATCTGCAACTATGCAAATGGTGACATGGTAGGGCACACAGGCATTTTAGAGGCTGCTATAAAGGCTGTTGAGGCTGTAGATAGCTGCATAGGAAAAGTTGTGGATAAAGTGTTGCAAAAAGGCGGCGTTGCAATAATAACTGCTGACCATGGTAACTGCGAGCAGATGATTGATTATGAGACAGGCGAGCCTCATACAGCTCATACAACAAATAAGGTGCCTTTGTATCTTGTTGGGTATGGCAATGTTAAATTAAGAGATGACGGAATTTTAGCAGACATTGCTCCGACAATCTTAGACATCTTAGGGTTAGAAAAGCCTTCAGAGATGAAAGGAAGTTCGCTTATTATTAAATAA
- the eno gene encoding phosphopyruvate hydratase, with the protein MKVDLSITAVKAREILDSRGNPTVEVEVIVNDEFVGRAAVPSGASTGIFEAVELRDGDKKRYMGKGVLKAVENVNEVIAPEIIGMNALNQVEIDRLMIELDGTENKSKLGANAILGVSLAVAKAAANALGLPLYQYIGGVNAKYLPVPMMNILNGGKHADNSVDLQEFMIMPVGAKSFSEALRMCAETFHHLRNVLKARGYNTTVGDEGGFAPNLKSNEEPLEVIVEAIEKAGYTPGKDIAIALDPATSELYNEEDGKYHFEREGKVRTKEEMVEFWVKLVEKYPIVSIEDGVAEEDWEGWKMLTEALGNKIQLVGDDLFVTNTKRLAKGIELGVANSILIKLNQIGTLTETLEAIEMANRAGYTAVVSHRSGETEDTTIADLVVAVNAGQIKTGAPSRTDRVAKYNQLLRIEEELGSIAVYPGMNAFFNLKKK; encoded by the coding sequence ATGAAAGTTGATCTTTCAATTACAGCTGTAAAGGCAAGAGAAATTCTTGATTCAAGAGGAAACCCAACTGTTGAGGTAGAGGTTATTGTAAATGATGAATTTGTAGGTAGAGCTGCTGTTCCATCGGGTGCATCAACAGGTATATTTGAGGCTGTTGAGCTCAGAGATGGTGATAAAAAAAGATATATGGGCAAAGGTGTTCTCAAAGCAGTTGAAAATGTGAATGAGGTTATTGCACCAGAGATTATTGGAATGAATGCTCTTAACCAAGTTGAGATTGACAGACTTATGATTGAGCTTGATGGAACAGAGAACAAGAGCAAGCTTGGTGCAAACGCAATTTTGGGTGTATCTTTAGCAGTTGCAAAGGCAGCAGCAAACGCACTTGGCCTTCCACTGTATCAATACATTGGTGGTGTCAACGCAAAATACTTGCCTGTTCCAATGATGAACATCTTAAACGGTGGTAAACATGCTGACAACTCGGTTGATTTGCAAGAGTTTATGATTATGCCTGTTGGTGCAAAATCTTTTAGTGAAGCACTCAGGATGTGTGCTGAGACTTTCCATCACTTGAGAAATGTGCTCAAAGCAAGAGGATACAACACAACAGTTGGTGATGAGGGCGGATTTGCGCCAAACTTGAAGTCTAACGAAGAGCCATTGGAAGTGATTGTTGAAGCAATAGAAAAAGCTGGTTATACTCCTGGTAAGGACATTGCAATTGCACTTGACCCTGCAACATCAGAGCTCTACAATGAAGAAGATGGAAAGTATCATTTCGAAAGAGAAGGTAAAGTTAGAACAAAAGAAGAAATGGTAGAGTTCTGGGTAAAGCTTGTTGAGAAATATCCAATAGTTTCCATTGAAGACGGTGTTGCAGAAGAGGACTGGGAAGGCTGGAAGATGCTCACTGAAGCACTTGGTAACAAAATTCAGCTTGTTGGTGATGACTTGTTTGTTACAAATACAAAGAGGCTTGCAAAGGGAATTGAGCTTGGTGTTGCAAACTCAATATTAATTAAGCTCAACCAGATAGGAACACTTACAGAAACTTTAGAAGCAATTGAGATGGCAAACAGAGCAGGTTACACTGCGGTTGTATCTCATAGGTCTGGTGAGACAGAAGATACAACAATTGCTGACCTTGTTGTTGCGGTAAATGCTGGTCAGATAAAGACAGGTGCACCGTCAAGAACAGACAGAGTGGCAAAATACAATCAGCTCTTACGAATTGAAGAGGAGCTTGGCAGCATTGCCGTATATCCTGGAATGAACGCATTTTTTAACTTGAAGAAAAAGTAA
- the uxaC gene encoding glucuronate isomerase, which translates to MKRFMDEDFLLNNQTAKVLYEKYAKYMPIVDFHCHLNPKEIYENKRFKNITEVWLGGDHYKWRLMRANGIEEKYITGDADDYEKFLAWAKTIPMAIGNPIYHWTHLELKRYFGIDDILNEKSAPIIWEKTNKVLKDLGARDIILKSNVELICTTDDPVDTLEYHLKLKEDKDFNVKVYPTFRPDKGVNIERETFIPWVEKLGKVYGKKIESYDEFLNALRARAEFFHSVGCRISDHAIDDMVFADASFDEVANIFKKALAGEKLTEIEVAKYKTYTLRFLGKVYSNLGWAMQLHINALRNNNTRMFNILGPDTGYDSINDNQVAIALVKLLDSLEKENSLPKTILYSLNPKDNYVLATIMGSFQGGGIPGKMQLGAAWWFNDSKDGNLQQMKDLANLGLLSRFVGMVTDSRSFLSYARHEYFRRLLCNLIGKWVENGEYPYDLETLSKIVQGICYYNAKEYFGF; encoded by the coding sequence ATGAAAAGATTTATGGATGAGGACTTTCTCTTGAATAACCAGACTGCTAAAGTGCTGTACGAAAAATATGCAAAGTATATGCCAATTGTAGATTTCCACTGTCATTTAAACCCAAAGGAAATTTATGAAAATAAGAGGTTTAAAAACATAACAGAGGTTTGGCTTGGAGGAGACCATTACAAGTGGAGGCTTATGAGAGCAAACGGAATTGAAGAAAAGTATATAACAGGAGATGCAGATGACTATGAAAAGTTCTTGGCATGGGCAAAGACCATTCCAATGGCAATAGGAAACCCAATTTATCATTGGACACATTTAGAACTTAAAAGATATTTTGGAATAGATGATATATTGAATGAAAAATCTGCACCTATCATTTGGGAAAAGACAAACAAAGTTCTAAAAGATCTTGGTGCAAGAGATATAATTTTAAAGTCCAATGTAGAATTAATCTGCACAACAGACGACCCTGTTGATACACTTGAGTATCATTTAAAACTGAAAGAAGATAAAGACTTCAATGTCAAAGTTTATCCTACTTTCAGACCTGACAAGGGTGTGAATATCGAAAGAGAAACCTTCATCCCGTGGGTAGAAAAACTTGGGAAAGTTTATGGAAAAAAGATAGAAAGCTATGATGAGTTTTTAAATGCCTTAAGGGCAAGAGCAGAGTTTTTCCACTCTGTGGGGTGTCGCATCTCAGACCATGCTATTGACGATATGGTTTTTGCCGATGCATCTTTTGATGAAGTAGCTAATATTTTCAAAAAAGCTTTAGCCGGTGAGAAACTAACAGAAATTGAAGTTGCGAAATATAAAACGTATACATTAAGGTTCTTAGGGAAAGTTTATTCAAATCTTGGCTGGGCAATGCAGCTTCATATAAATGCTCTGAGAAACAACAACACACGAATGTTCAATATTTTGGGGCCTGACACAGGATATGATTCAATAAATGATAATCAAGTAGCTATTGCACTTGTTAAATTACTTGATTCATTAGAGAAAGAAAACTCTTTGCCAAAAACAATTTTGTATTCTTTAAATCCAAAAGACAACTATGTTCTTGCAACAATCATGGGATCTTTCCAAGGTGGTGGAATTCCTGGCAAGATGCAACTTGGTGCAGCTTGGTGGTTCAATGATAGCAAAGACGGAAACCTTCAGCAGATGAAAGACCTTGCAAATCTTGGGCTTTTGAGCCGATTTGTTGGAATGGTAACAGATTCTCGAAGCTTTCTGTCTTATGCAAGACATGAATACTTTAGAAGACTTCTTTGCAATTTGATTGGCAAGTGGGTAGAAAACGGCGAATATCCTTATGATTTGGAAACACTTAGCAAAATAGTTCAGGGCATTTGTTATTATAATGCAAAAGAGTATTTTGGGTTTTAA